A segment of the Nitrospirota bacterium genome:
TCTTTTGCCGTCAGGTTCATGCCGTCACATGCCGAGCTGGCCAGGGCCAGCTCCGCCATCCGGTAGTACGCCACGCGCTCGACGAAGCCGATGCGGCCTTCAAGATATTCGATCGGCCGCCAGCCGCCTCGACCGAAGCGGCCGTTGATCTCGGAGACGGCCTGACGGACCACTTCCCCGCCGCGACCGGCGGCGTCTGCTTCGCTTCGGGTCTGGATTCCAATCAGAAGGAACGTGAACTTCCCGACATGGTGAGCGTGGCGGTCGAAGAACGTCTCGAGAGCCCACAGACGCTTGAGCAGCCCTTCCGTGTAGTCCAGACGATCCAGGCCCAGACCGAGCCGCACGCCGGTGACGAGCCCGAGCCGTTCCCGGATCGGAGCCATGGCCCGTTTGACGGCGGGAGTGTTGGCGATGCGCGAGATGGCGCGGAGATCCACGCTGGCGGGGTGCGCGACGACGCCGGTCCGGTGCCCCTGGTAGGCGACGACCGTCCCGGCCTCGTCCGCCTCGGCGTTCAGAAATTGCCTGGCGCAGTCCACGAACAGCTTGGCGGCACCGTGGGTCTGGAAGACCAGGCTGTCCGCGGCCAGCAGGCCTTCCAAGACCTCACGGCCCTCGGGCAGGATGCGAAACACGTTCGGGCCTGGCCAGGGAATGGGCCAGAACACCGCCACGTTCGCGGCGGGCCGGGCCGCTCTGATCAGCCTGGGGAGCAGTGCGAGGCGGAAATCGCGCACCCAGACCAGCCCCGGCCGACCGCGCGATGCCTCCAGCACGGCCCTGGCGGAACGTTCGTTGGCGGCGACATAGCCGTCCCAGAGCGTCTTCCGGTAGGCGATCCGGTCCAGTGCGATGTGGCAGAGCGGCCAGAGCACCTGGGCGGCATAGCCCGGGTCGCCTCCTTTTTCCTCCTGGCTCCACCGGACGCGACGCAGGCGCCAAGCGGGCGCGTTGGGCGGACCCTCGATCCCGTCACGGGCGACGGCCGTTTCCCGATCATCCTCCCCGTTCTCCCACGATACCCAGGTCTCTCCGAACTGCTCCAGGATCGGGTCGAGGGCGGTCGTCAGCCCTCCCTCGGCCCTCTCGGAGGGGGTCCGTTCCGGAGCCAGCCGGTGTTCGGACGGCCGGTGATTGGACGCGACGACGAGGGATGGACTCGGCATCCTGCTTCCTTCTATCTCTTTCGCCGCCCCGTGCCGGTCACGGCGACGCCGCTTCCGGTTTCGCATACCGGATGGCGGTCCCCTTCAACGAATTGATCGTCTCCTCGTACGGCACGGCCGCGTAAGCGGGCCCGTAGCCCAGACCGCCGTAGCCGACCCCGCCGTAACCCCAAGGATCAGGCCCGTAGTAGGGCATGATCCGCCCACTGCTCGCCGAGCCTGGCCCTTTGATCGGGGCTCTCCGCGGCCTGTCGGAGCAGCTCCCGAGCCAGCTCCAGATGGTCTCGCTGCAACACCCACTGTTGCCGGCGAAGGCGCCAAGCGGACAGATCCAGGGCTTGCAGGTCGTTGAACGTGGAGCCGGCCCGGTCCGGCGGCCGCTCCAGGTCCGGCATCCGCTTGTCGAGACCCTCGATGCTGGCCGTCAGTTGCGCGATTCGGCCCGCGTCGTCAGGGTCAGTCCGGAAAGCACGAGAGACTCTGTTGAGGGCAGCCATACCAGGTCGGCGGACCAGGATACGGGCTGCTCGGCAAGTCCCATGGCCCGATTTCCCGATAGTAGGGCCGCGGATAGACCGGATGTCTCCCGTACGGATAAGGACCCGGCGGCGGGGACACGCCGTCGCCGCCGCAGCCGGCCATGACCGCCACGAGAAGCCCGACGAGCAGCCCCGTGATGCTTGGAGACGTCGCGCAGTTTCCATACGTCGCCTCCCTGGTGGCGCATCGGGACTCGCGGCCCCGTGATGTGCACGATGACCGTCCCATGAAGGGATCTGACGAAGAGTTGCACGGAAGGATGATGGGAACCGACGCTCTGTGACGATCGAACCGGGCCCGCGAGGAATCCTGGCGACCCGGCGGAGCTAGGCCACCTCTCGCGAACCGGGCTCACTTGACGGCCTTGAGCGAGACGGCGTTGCCGTTCGCGTCGACCTGGGCTTCGACGCGGGCGCCTTCCTTTACTTGGCCCTCGATCTTGGCGTTTTTCCCGAGGTTGAGGAGTTGGCTCTTCCCGGACGCGTCCTTGACGACGCACACGTCGGCGGAGATCATCATCACCTCGCCTCTCACGGTCTGGAGCGTCCCGTCGGCACCGGGGCCGGCCGAGCCGGCCTGCGTGCGGGAGCCCCCGTCCGGCGGCGTCGCGGCCGATGCGCCGTCGGGGCCTGGCCAGCAGGCCAGCGCCGCGGCGACCGCCGTCGTAGCGAGGCTTAGACGACGGACGGTCCATCCGATCCCCTCTTTCGCCATCTCCCTCCTCCGGTTTACGCGAACCGCGCGCGTCCCGCGCCTCATCCCTTGCCTTGGCAGCCCCTCGCGATCCCGACGCTCAGATCAGGTCGTGAGCCAACCGGCCGTTCGACGGGATGGCGACACGCTCCGTCGAGCCGACGAGCTGCTCGTACACGCGCAGGTAATCCTGCGCCATCCGCTCGACCGTGAACCGTTCATCAAACGCCCGCCGACACCGGGACCGGTCGATCTGCGATACTCGCTGCACGGCGTCGGCCATGCGGCCGAGATGGTCGCACACGAAGCCGGTGCAGCCGTCCTCGATGATCTCGGGTATCGAGCCGCGGCGGTACGCCAGCACGGGCGTCCCGCAGGCCAAGGCTTCGATGAAGACGATCCCGAACGGCTCGGGCCAGTCGTAGGGGCAGACAAGGGCGTAGGCGTCGCCGAGAAAGTCGTTTTTCTCGGCGTCCGTGATTTCGCCGACGTATTCCACCAGCGGGTGGTTCATGAGCGGCTCGATTTCGGCGCGGAAGTACTCACGGTCGGCCGGGTCCACTTTCGCGGCGATGCGCAGGGGCATCCCCGTGCGCTTGGCGACCTCGATCGCATGGTCCGGCCGCTTCTCCGGCGAGATCCGTCCGAGAAAGGCCAAATATCGGCCCGGCCCGGAACGGAAGGTGTAGAGGTTCCGGGGCAGCCCGTGGTGCACCGTCGCCTGCCAGTTGGCCCACGGCATCGGCCGACGCTGGGCGTCGGAGATGGACACCAGGGGCATCTCGGCAAATTCCCGGAAGACCGGCTGCAGCTCGGGCAGGTCCAGCCGGCCGTGGAGGGTCGTCAGCACCGGCACGTGGCACCGCCGGGCCAAAGGGAAGCCCAGGAAGTCCAAGTGGGAGTGGATGACGTCGAAGTCGCCCGGCGACCCGAACGCCTGCTCGAGCAGCATGATCAGCGGCGCATCTCGGTTGAAGATCCCCGTGTTCAGACGGAGGGCTTGAGGACAGACGGCCCGAAGCTCGGCGTCCGTCACCGAGTCTCCGCTTGCAAACAGCACGACCTCGTGCCCCAGCCGGGTCAGTTCTTCGGTGACGTAGGACACGATCCGCTCCGTGCCGCCGTAGAACCTTGGCGGAACGCTCTCCCATAAGGGCGAGACCTGCGCGATTTTCATCCCCTGTCTCCTTCACGTGGTGGTTCGCGCAGACTCCGGACCTTTCCCCTGCGTTCTCCGCGCGACGTGGTGATTGATCGAGCCGTCTGGGCGGCCTTCCGGGACGCTTTCCTCCTACACACTTAACAAACGGATTCCCCGCTTCCAATGGACAAGATTTGGTTGCGTACGTGAAAATGTCCAGTGGCGAGAGAGGGGAAAAACCCCAGGTGAAACGGGGGATTACGAGAGATTCCGAGAGACGGTCGGCGCGGTTGCCGGGACGCCCGCCTTCCGCGGGGAGGAGCCCTCGCCAGGGCCAGTCAGGGCTCTCGCGTGCTTCGCTCCGCCAGCCGGCGCAGCAACGAAAGGACGGTCGCCGGCCCCGGCACCCACGCCCCTTCGCCGGCCGCGTCTCGCCGCCCGCCGACCCGCACCGCCAGCCCCCGTCCCCGCACGACGCGGAAGGCGGGGAAGTCCGTGCGGTCGTCCCCGAAATAGACAGGCACGCGTCCGCGCGCCCACGGTTCCTTCAGCAGGCGGGCGACGGCGGTCCCTTTGTTCCACGGCCCAGGCGGCCTGGCCTCCAGCACGCGCTTGCCGCGGAGCAGCACTGCGGCTCCGCTTCGGAGCCAGGGGGCCAGGGCTTGCCGGGCCCGCCGCCTGAGGCGCCGGCGTCGGGCCGGGCTGACCGCGCGGTCGTGCAGGGCGACGCTGTGTTCCTTGTCCTCAATCAGGGCGCCCGGAACTTCGGCCGCCGCAGCCGCGAGCGCGCGGATCCACGAGCGGACCGTCTTCCGCGGGGCCGGACGTCCCAGCCAGCGGGCGGTCGAGCCGTCTTCCTGATAGAGGAGTCCGTGGCAAGCCACGTACCGGAGCTCCGGCAGCCCGACCCGCCGCCGCAAGTCGGAGAGTGCCCGGCCGCTGACGATCACGACCGGGATCGAGCGGGCCAGCCGGCGCAGGACCTGCCGGACGGAGGCGTGCAGTCGCGCGTCGCATGGCCGCCGAACGATCGGCGTCAACGTGCCGTCGTAGTCGAGAAACAGGAGCAGCCGGTGAAGCGGCAGGGCCGCCAGCCTGGCGCGGAGCGAGGGGCGCCTCATTCCGCAGCAGCTTCCTGGGGAATCGGCAGGACCAGGCCGGCCTCGCGCAGGCAGCGTACGACCCACATGTGGACATCGTTGGCCTGGAGATGTCTGCGCATCGCTTGCATCCGGCGGTGCCGCTCCGCCATCGGCATCGCGAGCGCTCGCGCAACGGCGTCGGCCGTGCCTTCCAGGTCGTAGGGATTGATGATGAGGGCTTCAGTCAACTCTTCCGACGCGCCGGCCATCTGGCTCACGAGCAGCGCGCCCTCTCCGTCCGTTTGAGAGGCCACGTACTCCTTCGCGACCAGATTCATCCCGTCATAGACCGAGCTGACCAGGGCCAGGTCCGCCATGCGGTAGCAGGCGACCAGCGTCTCGAAGCTGATCCGGCCTTCCAGATAGGCGATGGGCCGCCAGCCGTCGCGACCGTACCGGCCGTTGATTTCGGCCACGGTCTGGCGGATCATCTCGCGATAGCGGCGGTAGGCCTCCACCTCGCTCCGCGTCGGGACTGCGATCTGGACGAAGGTGAACCGGCCCGCATACTGCGGGAAGCGGTCGAAAAACGTGTCCAGCGCCCCCAGGCGCTTGAGCAGCCCTTTCGTGTAGTCCAACCGGTCCACGCCCAGCCCCAGCCGCACCTCCGGGCCGAGATGGAGCCGCTCCTTGATCTGGACCATCGCCCGCTTGACGGCCTGGGTCTCCGCCGTCTCGGAGAAGCTCCGGAAGTCCACGCTGATGGCGTGCGCGGCGAGGCTGGTCCGATGCCCCTTGTAGTCGATGGCGGTCCCGCCGTTTCCCACTTCGGCCTTCAGGAATTGCCGGGCGCAGTCGGCGAACAGCCGGACGGAGTCGGCGGTCTGGAAGACCAGGCTGTCCGCCGCCAGCAGTCCTTCCAAGATCTCGCGTCGTTGGGGCAGGATGCGGAACACGTCCGGGCCCGGCCAGGGGATGTGCCAAAACATCGCGATCGTGGTGCCGGGACGGGCGTTGCGGAGCAAGCCCGGCAGCAGGGCGAGGTGGAAATCGTGGCCCCAGACCAGCCCCGGACGCTCCCTCAGCTCGTCCAGCACGGCCTCGGCGAAGCGCCGGTTCATGGCGGCGTAGCTCTCCCAGAACGTCTTCCGGTAGGTCACCCGGTCCAACGTGATGTGACAGAGGGGCCAGAGCACTTGGTTCGCGTAGCCCAGGTATCCGCCCTTCACCTCGTCCTCGCCCAGCCAGACGCGATGGAGCCGGTAGGTCGGCGCCTCGGGCGGCACATCGAGACCCGCCCGGGCGTCCACCGGCTCCCGATCCCCGTCCCCGCTTCCCCACGCGACCCAGGTCCCGCCGAGCCGCCTGAGCACCGGGTCGAGGGCCGAGGTCAGGCCGCCGTCGGTCCGCTGGCACGTGAGCTGTCCCTTGACCCGCCGATGCTCGTACGGCTCGCGGTTCGACACGACGATGATGGGTGGGTT
Coding sequences within it:
- a CDS encoding trehalose-6-phosphate synthase, with protein sequence MPNPPIIVVSNREPYEHRRVKGQLTCQRTDGGLTSALDPVLRRLGGTWVAWGSGDGDREPVDARAGLDVPPEAPTYRLHRVWLGEDEVKGGYLGYANQVLWPLCHITLDRVTYRKTFWESYAAMNRRFAEAVLDELRERPGLVWGHDFHLALLPGLLRNARPGTTIAMFWHIPWPGPDVFRILPQRREILEGLLAADSLVFQTADSVRLFADCARQFLKAEVGNGGTAIDYKGHRTSLAAHAISVDFRSFSETAETQAVKRAMVQIKERLHLGPEVRLGLGVDRLDYTKGLLKRLGALDTFFDRFPQYAGRFTFVQIAVPTRSEVEAYRRYREMIRQTVAEINGRYGRDGWRPIAYLEGRISFETLVACYRMADLALVSSVYDGMNLVAKEYVASQTDGEGALLVSQMAGASEELTEALIINPYDLEGTADAVARALAMPMAERHRRMQAMRRHLQANDVHMWVVRCLREAGLVLPIPQEAAAE
- a CDS encoding trehalose-6-phosphate synthase; its protein translation is MPSPSLVVASNHRPSEHRLAPERTPSERAEGGLTTALDPILEQFGETWVSWENGEDDRETAVARDGIEGPPNAPAWRLRRVRWSQEEKGGDPGYAAQVLWPLCHIALDRIAYRKTLWDGYVAANERSARAVLEASRGRPGLVWVRDFRLALLPRLIRAARPAANVAVFWPIPWPGPNVFRILPEGREVLEGLLAADSLVFQTHGAAKLFVDCARQFLNAEADEAGTVVAYQGHRTGVVAHPASVDLRAISRIANTPAVKRAMAPIRERLGLVTGVRLGLGLDRLDYTEGLLKRLWALETFFDRHAHHVGKFTFLLIGIQTRSEADAAGRGGEVVRQAVSEINGRFGRGGWRPIEYLEGRIGFVERVAYYRMAELALASSACDGMNLTAKEYVASQFDGNGLLLVSQMAGAAEELTDALVINPYDLEGTADAIAQALEMPTEERRRRMRAMRGYLRIHDIHAWTASCLREAGILPPLSDGVAV
- a CDS encoding glycosyltransferase family 4 protein; this translates as MKIAQVSPLWESVPPRFYGGTERIVSYVTEELTRLGHEVVLFASGDSVTDAELRAVCPQALRLNTGIFNRDAPLIMLLEQAFGSPGDFDVIHSHLDFLGFPLARRCHVPVLTTLHGRLDLPELQPVFREFAEMPLVSISDAQRRPMPWANWQATVHHGLPRNLYTFRSGPGRYLAFLGRISPEKRPDHAIEVAKRTGMPLRIAAKVDPADREYFRAEIEPLMNHPLVEYVGEITDAEKNDFLGDAYALVCPYDWPEPFGIVFIEALACGTPVLAYRRGSIPEIIEDGCTGFVCDHLGRMADAVQRVSQIDRSRCRRAFDERFTVERMAQDYLRVYEQLVGSTERVAIPSNGRLAHDLI
- the otsB gene encoding trehalose-phosphatase; the encoded protein is MRRPSLRARLAALPLHRLLLFLDYDGTLTPIVRRPCDARLHASVRQVLRRLARSIPVVIVSGRALSDLRRRVGLPELRYVACHGLLYQEDGSTARWLGRPAPRKTVRSWIRALAAAAAEVPGALIEDKEHSVALHDRAVSPARRRRLRRRARQALAPWLRSGAAVLLRGKRVLEARPPGPWNKGTAVARLLKEPWARGRVPVYFGDDRTDFPAFRVVRGRGLAVRVGGRRDAAGEGAWVPGPATVLSLLRRLAERSTREP